The DNA window GCCCTGCCGTCGATGGTCGACGCCGGCATCGGGCGGGTGATCAGCATCGGCACCAACCTGTTCCAGCACCCGGTGGTGCCTTACCACGACTACACCGCGGCGAAGGCCGCCCTGCTCTCACTGACCAGGACCTTCGCCGATGACCTGGGACCTTCCGGGATCACCGTCAACATGGTCTCCGGCGGCCTGCTACAGACCACCGACGCCTCCGCGGCCACACCGGAGGAGGTCTTCGAGGGCATCGCCGCGGGCACACCGCTGCGCAGCGTCACCACGCCCGAGCAGCTGGCCGATGCCGTGCTGTTCTTCGCCTCGCCGTGGGCGCGCGGAGTCACCGGGCAGAACCTGATCGTCGACGGCGGCCTGGTCAAGGGATGAGCACGAGCGCCGCTGCGGGCCGACGGCAGGCCCACTTCAACCTGTTCATCCACGGGGTCGGACATCACTCGGCCGCTTGGCGAGCCGCCGACTCCCACGCCGAACGGCTCAGGTCGGTCGAGTACTACCAGGAGCTGGCCCAGATCGCCGAGCGCGGGAAGCTCGACGCCGTCTTCTTCGCGGACGGGCATTCCACCTCCATCACGGCGGTGGAGGATGGTCCGCTCTGGCACCTGGAGCCGCTGACCCTGCTGTCCTCCTTGGCCGGGGCCACCGAACGGATCGGACTGGTCAGCACGGTCTCGGCGACCTTCTTCACGCCCTTCCACGCCGCACGCATGCTGGCCAGCCTGGACCACATCTCCGGCGGACGGATCGGCTGGAACGTGGTCACCTCCATGTTCGACGCCGAGGCGCAGAACCATGGCATGGCGCAGATGCCCGAGCACGCCGTGCGCTATGCCCGGGCGGAGGAGTTCGTCGATGTGGTGCTGGGGCTCTGGCAGTCCTGGCCGGCGTCGTCGATCCTCATCGAGCGGGAGCACCGCGCCGACGACGCCGGTGCCCCCGGACGCTATGTGGACGGCTCGCAGCTGAGCGAGCTGAACCACGACGGCGAGCACTTCAGCGTGCGCGGGCCGCTCAACGTGCCCAGCCCGCCCCAGGGCCGCCCCGTGCTGTTCCAGGCCGGAGCCTCGGAGCAGGGACGGGACCTGGCAGCGCGCCGCGCGGAGGGCATCTATGCAGTGGCCTATGACCT is part of the Nesterenkonia lacusekhoensis genome and encodes:
- a CDS encoding LLM class flavin-dependent oxidoreductase; translation: MSTSAAAGRRQAHFNLFIHGVGHHSAAWRAADSHAERLRSVEYYQELAQIAERGKLDAVFFADGHSTSITAVEDGPLWHLEPLTLLSSLAGATERIGLVSTVSATFFTPFHAARMLASLDHISGGRIGWNVVTSMFDAEAQNHGMAQMPEHAVRYARAEEFVDVVLGLWQSWPASSILIEREHRADDAGAPGRYVDGSQLSELNHDGEHFSVRGPLNVPSPPQGRPVLFQAGASEQGRDLAARRAEGIYAVAYDLAAGQQYRGDVRRRIAELGRNPDSVAIMPGLVTYVGSTMEEARAKQRALDELLPVDSSLRQLSVFVGQDASAWELDAPVPELPPLEEFSGPKGRYATILRIVETERPTVRQLLGRLAAGGGHCTMVGTPESIADEIERWLDEGGADGFNLMPPSLPYGVEDFVEQVIPELQRRGRFREDYEGTTLREHLS